The Desulfovibrio aminophilus genome segment GGGCCGTTTCCGGGGCCCCGGCCGGGAAGTAGAACACCCAGGGCTTTTCCATGAGCCGGGTGACCCAGTGGAACGAGGCCTCGCGCTCCGGGGTGCGGGAAAAGCTGAAGAAGACCACCCCCGGCTGCTCCCCGGCGGTGTGCAGCACCCGGCGCTCGGGCATGATCCGCATGGACGCGGTGCTGCCCACGCGCCGCTGTATCTCGCGCACCACCTCCGCGCTGAAGCCCTCGACCCGGCCGCGCCCGCCCTGGTAGCTGGCCGGGGGATCGTCCACCGTGAGCACGAGCAGCCCGGAACAGGCGGGGCGGGACGGGACAACGACCCAGGCCAGGAGCGCCAGGACGACTCCCGCCGCGAGCCTGATTCCCATTCCGTTTCGCGACATGCTCGGCCTCCCGTCATGGCGATGCGCCACACGATCGCCTAGCACGCAGTCACAATTCACGGCAATCCCCCCTTCGGGGGCTTGCAGAAAGACAAAGAGGCTCTCGCCTCTCTGCCTTTCCAAAACGGGCCGAAGGCCCCCGGTTCTCCGCCTTTCTGAAAACCGGCGAAGCCGGGCGAAGCCGGTCAGGAGTGCATGTCGGAGATGATGGTCTTGAGGTCCAGGGCCAGGCGGGCCAGGTCCGACACGGCGCCGGCGGACTGGGTCATGGCCTCGGCGGTCTCGGCCGCGATGCGGGTGACCTCGGCGGCTCCGCGGCCGATCTGTTCGCTGGCCGCGGACTGCTGCTCGCTGGCCGTGGCGATGCCGCGCACCTGGTCGGCGGTCTGCTCGACCACGCCGACGATGCGGCGCAGGGCCTCGCCGGACTTCTCGGCCGTCTCGGTGCTCTCCTGGATGACCCGGGCCGTGGCCTCGGTGTTGCGGATGTTCTTGAGCGTGCTTTCCTGCACGGCCTTGATGCGCCCGCCGACCTCGTTGGTGGCGTTCATGGTCTTTTCGGCCAGCTTGCGCACCTCGTCGGCCACGACCGCGAAACCGCGCCCGGCGTCGCCCGCGCGGGCGGCCTCGATGGCCGCGTTCAGGGCCAGGAGGTTGGTCTGGTCCGCGATGTCCGCGATGACGTTCATGATCTGGCCGATGCCCTCGGCCTGCTTGCCGAGTTCGGTCATGTCGGCCTTGAGCACCTCGGACTGCTCGTTGATGCGCGTGATGGTGGAGACCACGTCCTCCACCAGGCGCTCGCCCTCCTGTGCCTTGGCCTTGGTCTTGTCCGCCAGCTCGGCGGCCGAGGAGGCGCTCTTGGCCACCTCCATGACCGTGGCGTTCATCTCCTCCATGGCCGTGGCGGCCTCGCCGGTGCGGTTGCGCTGCTCCTCGGAGCCCCGGCTGGACTGCTCGATCTGGGCCGAGAGCTCCTCGGAGGCCGAGGCCACCTGGTTGGAGACCTCGTCGGCCGCGGCCGCGGCCCGGGCGATCTTCTCGTTCTGCTCCGCGATCTTCTTCTGTTGTTCGCGAATCTCGGTCAGCTCGAACCAGACGTTCAGCACGCCGATGAGGTTGCCGTCCAGGTCGTTGATGGGCGTGGCGGTGATGTCGAAGATCTTCTGATTGCCCCTTGCGGTCTTGTAGGTCACCTCGTCCTGGAGCATGCGCTTTTCGCGCAGGGCCCTGGCCGAAATGGTGTCGTGGTCCGCCTGGCCGTAGAAGAGCTGCCCCGAGGTCTCGCCGTAGTGGGACGCGGGCGCGCCGTCATGCTCGATGGCCCGCATCATGTGCGGGTTGATGAAGGACATGCGGTTGTCCTTGTCCACCACGGCGCAGGGCAGGACGAAGCCGTCCAACACGCCCTGGGCGAAGCCGAGCTTGTTCTTGAGTTCCGCCACCATGCTGCGGATGTTCTCGGACAGGCTCAGCAGTTCGAAGCGGAAGCCGGTGCGCAGCACGGCCTTGAAGTCGCCCTTGGCGATGGCCGCGGTGAAGGATTCGATGTCCTGGATGGGCCGGACCACGAGGCGGCTGATGATGAGGAAGATGGCCCCCACCAGGACGAGCACCACGGCCGCGCCG includes the following:
- a CDS encoding methyl-accepting chemotaxis protein, which produces MFKKSISSVLIASVALAVILGVSVIVTYVSRSTNGLALDLNKQSMQQTTATANKALDAYMNGTRTLVETLASQAAIQEAFAGDPARAKDRIKTYIKANQDYWAILVFDAKGTILAGYNAKGEDMAGQTRAERDYVKAIASGQDFFVAKDILRAKSGDGEIMVFTVAKAVKDAGGRILGGVGAFPKWETFTSAFIDPPRFGERGYGFMIDAKGLMIAHAVDKSLLLKDFSDQEFVKKALEIKNGDLFYDWKGEQKYMVVSTDPDTGWAICMSAYVSELTETATAQRNMLMGIGAAVVLVLVGAIFLIISRLVVRPIQDIESFTAAIAKGDFKAVLRTGFRFELLSLSENIRSMVAELKNKLGFAQGVLDGFVLPCAVVDKDNRMSFINPHMMRAIEHDGAPASHYGETSGQLFYGQADHDTISARALREKRMLQDEVTYKTARGNQKIFDITATPINDLDGNLIGVLNVWFELTEIREQQKKIAEQNEKIARAAAAADEVSNQVASASEELSAQIEQSSRGSEEQRNRTGEAATAMEEMNATVMEVAKSASSAAELADKTKAKAQEGERLVEDVVSTITRINEQSEVLKADMTELGKQAEGIGQIMNVIADIADQTNLLALNAAIEAARAGDAGRGFAVVADEVRKLAEKTMNATNEVGGRIKAVQESTLKNIRNTEATARVIQESTETAEKSGEALRRIVGVVEQTADQVRGIATASEQQSAASEQIGRGAAEVTRIAAETAEAMTQSAGAVSDLARLALDLKTIISDMHS